The Flavivirga eckloniae genomic interval AAAATTTTGACGTTGTTACTTTAAACAGCTTATGAAAATCTCCTATATGATTTGTTTCTATAATCTTAGAAAATAAGTTCTGATGCTCGTAGTACAACCCAGCTAATTGAGACAACCTAATGGTTGGGAAGTTAGACGGACGTAACCTGAAAAACTGGAATGGCAAGACCCGTTTATTTTCCAATTTAAACTTTTGCTTTAAAAATTGATACTCCTTAACCAAACCTAAATAGTAAGTATCTTCGATATCCTTGTTCAACAAACCAGCTTGCCCAAAAAACAATGCTTCTAAGGTTTTTTGATCTGATTGTGTTTTCCTTACTATTGAAAAGTCAATGGATTTTGCCATACTAAAAAACGAATCTCCATTTACTTTAAGTCCGAAATTTTTAGACAGCATTTTAAACAACACTGCTTCCCAGTCGTTTTGAGATTCCTTTAAAAGTAATTCTATGGTTTTAGCTTTTCGTTCTAAACGTTCCAAAAACAGCCGTTCTAACCAATTCTGCAAAACAAAATTGTCGGTACTCATAAAATCATGTTCGCAATTAATCCATTTGTCTTGTTCGACAAACAATTTTTCATAATTCTCCGAGATTGTTTTATCGATAAGCCCTTTTAGTTCTAAAGTTGGAATTACGGTATTATCCTTTCTATAAACATCGGTGTCATGCTCCCAAACCACATGTAAAATAACATTATCGTATGCTTTGTCTTGTTCGTGATTATGCAAAAACCAATCTGATGATTTTACATGAATCTCAACATTTCCTGCCCAGAGTTGTTCATCTATATTAAGTTGGGCATTAAAAAAATCTGGTCCCGAATTTTGGTTATGCTGCCCTACCGTGTTAATTGTAACTGTTTCTCCTGTAACGGCTTTAAGATTATTTATTTCAATCTTTTTGTGTTTCCAGATATAATGTAGAAAATCTTCTTGCATGCAACTAAATTAAAACCACTGTACGTAAATTCCAAATAATATTAAGAAATAACTTACATTTTTAGTGGTTTTGTTTAATTAAAAACTACTTAATTAGTTTTATGAATAACATGTTTCGAACAAATAGTTGACTTGAAGTTGATGTTTGCCTCTAAACTTAAAAGTGTGTTTCCCATAGACAAATTGCAGTCATTACATAGCTTTTTTATTATAATCTTTACTATACGATTTTAGTAATTTATATAACTTTTCGGGGTTAAAAGGTTTCCCCATAAACCCGTTCATTTTATATAATTCTGTTTTTTTCTTTACATCGGTTTGAGCAAAGGCAGTTAAAGCTATTATGGGTACATTCGCTTTATTTTTATCCTGATACTTTCTAATAATTTTAGTGGCCTGATACCCGTTTACCTTAGGCATTTGCAGATCCATCAGTATTAAATCATAGTCAAATTTTTCAAACAAATCGAGAACTTCTTCCCCATTCTCTGCAACTGTAAACGTAATGCCCCATTTACTAAAAAAACGTTTAAGTATGAGTACATTCATCTTATTGTCTTCGGCAACCAGTACGTT includes:
- a CDS encoding DUF2851 family protein encodes the protein MQEDFLHYIWKHKKIEINNLKAVTGETVTINTVGQHNQNSGPDFFNAQLNIDEQLWAGNVEIHVKSSDWFLHNHEQDKAYDNVILHVVWEHDTDVYRKDNTVIPTLELKGLIDKTISENYEKLFVEQDKWINCEHDFMSTDNFVLQNWLERLFLERLERKAKTIELLLKESQNDWEAVLFKMLSKNFGLKVNGDSFFSMAKSIDFSIVRKTQSDQKTLEALFFGQAGLLNKDIEDTYYLGLVKEYQFLKQKFKLENKRVLPFQFFRLRPSNFPTIRLSQLAGLYYEHQNLFSKIIETNHIGDFHKLFKVTTSKFWETHYTFQKESKSLKKTLTRSFVDLLVINTIIPLKFCYAKQKGQRMDSEIFKIATSIISERNGIIDAFNGLKEISKSALDSQALIQLKTEYCDKNKCLQCAIGNSLIIKQ